A genomic window from Chitinispirillum alkaliphilum includes:
- a CDS encoding Type III restriction-modification system methylation subunit, whose protein sequence is MREDAANCFYPIYIKDRKIVGFGDVCQDDFHPNNRNIERNDGIIEVYPIGTNGEERKWVFARQSVNTIFDELEPVLDKKTKIWDIIRKKTKFNYKTVWTSSKYSANSYGSRILNEIMGSMTFSYPKSIHTVKDCINASLNNSNRGIILDYFAGSGTTAHAVISLNRQDDGKRKYILVEQGEYFDTVLKPRIQKIVYSADWKEGKPTTPQTGISHAFKVIKLESYEDTLNNLELKRSDNQQNLLNDLPESAQKDYLLRYMLDIESRGSLLSVDSFKKPFDFKLKVSVDSAGASEERAVDLVETFNYLIGLRVKSIHAQYEKGRVVVEGTLPNGEKALILWRDCETVDYEELNRFCESRDINPRDTEFDVVYINGDHNIPNVLQSTEAEGGITKTLKLRQIEPEFLSRMFGEAV, encoded by the coding sequence TTGCGTGAGGATGCTGCTAATTGTTTTTACCCAATATACATAAAGGATCGTAAAATAGTTGGTTTTGGAGATGTGTGTCAGGATGATTTTCATCCAAATAACAGGAACATTGAAAGAAATGACGGAATCATTGAGGTTTATCCTATTGGTACAAATGGGGAAGAGAGGAAATGGGTTTTTGCTAGGCAATCCGTTAATACTATATTCGATGAATTAGAACCTGTTTTAGATAAAAAAACAAAAATTTGGGATATAATCAGAAAGAAAACAAAGTTTAATTACAAAACAGTATGGACCAGTAGTAAATATTCTGCAAACTCTTATGGTAGCAGAATACTGAATGAAATAATGGGAAGTATGACATTCTCTTATCCTAAATCAATACACACCGTCAAGGACTGTATAAATGCTTCTTTAAATAATTCAAATCGTGGCATAATTCTCGACTACTTCGCTGGTTCCGGCACCACCGCCCACGCAGTAATCTCCCTCAACCGCCAGGACGATGGCAAACGTAAATACATCCTCGTAGAGCAGGGAGAATATTTCGACACGGTTCTAAAACCCCGAATCCAAAAGATTGTCTATTCCGCAGACTGGAAAGAGGGAAAACCCACTACACCACAAACTGGTATCTCCCATGCATTCAAAGTTATAAAACTGGAGTCTTATGAAGATACCCTCAATAACCTTGAACTCAAACGTTCTGATAACCAACAAAACCTTCTCAATGATCTTCCGGAGTCGGCGCAGAAAGATTACCTCCTTCGCTACATGCTCGATATAGAATCCCGCGGGTCACTCCTTTCTGTAGACTCTTTCAAAAAACCTTTCGATTTCAAACTCAAAGTTTCTGTCGATTCCGCAGGCGCATCAGAAGAGCGTGCAGTCGATCTTGTGGAGACATTTAATTACCTTATCGGCTTACGGGTAAAATCTATTCATGCCCAGTATGAAAAAGGTCGGGTTGTTGTAGAAGGCACACTTCCCAATGGTGAAAAAGCTCTTATACTTTGGCGTGATTGTGAAACTGTTGACTACGAAGAGCTTAACCGTTTCTGTGAATCGCGCGACATAAATCCAAGAGACACCGAGTTTGATGTAGTGTATATAAACGGAGATCATAATATCCCCAATGTTCTTCAGAGTACAGAAGCTGAAGGAGGGATCACCAAAACCTTAAAGCTGCGTCAGATTGAACCGGAATTTTTGAGTCGCATGTTTGGTGAGGCGGTTTAG